The Drosophila innubila isolate TH190305 chromosome 2R unlocalized genomic scaffold, UK_Dinn_1.0 1_C_2R, whole genome shotgun sequence DNA window TACTGTAAGTTAACTTGGCCAGAAATATGTTACCATTGCCCATGAAtttctacatacatatgtcaaataaaatatttcagataCAGTATTGAGTAACTTACATATCTGCCGATAATCATTTACGActatcaaaattttacaacatttttgataTGGTAACTAGAGGTGCTTAACTTTGAGGCACGAAAACACCTAAAATTAACAAGCTACatacaataaaacaaatcaacttaaaaaataagtaaaagggaaTATTGTGTTCGtgggaatgtatgtaacagggtggtgaaggcatctccgactctataagtttggttacgatatcttattaaacaaaaaagtttttcatactaagacttcattttcacccgatcaatcctatgacagctatatgatatagttgaccgattataaccaacttcggtaaggatgtataagattAACTAAAATTCATATTCTATAGGTTaagttacgatatctcataaaactaaaaagtttttcatactaagacttgattttcgcccgatcggtcctatgacagctatatgatatagtggtccaatttgaaccaacaggacatataaaaccaagtcttatgtatattctatcagtttggttacgatatctcaaaaagcaaaaaagttgttgtgacttgattttcacccgatctatcccatgacagctatatgatatagtggtccgatttgaaccaactttggacaggatatacaaaacgaagtcatatgcttattgtatcagtttgctttaacaaaaaagttttttacactaaaactttaatttcgaccgattgttcctatgggcggtatatgatatagttgtccgattcaaaaaaaaaaaaacaaacttgacctgcctgcaagatagaggaatctacataccaaatttggtgtcactagcttttaaattgttcttataatttggatatgaaattttggttttcgatttgtgggcgataaagggggcgtggccgatgttaaaacaaacttgatctgcttgcaatatagaggaacctacataccaagtttgctGTCTCTATctcagacggacagacagacggacattgcaaTATTGACTCGGCTATTTATggtgatcaagaatatatatactttatagggtctgccacgcctccttctgcctgttacgcacatattcgttaaaacaaacccaatagacccctgtacttattttaagtgcggggtctaaaaataaaacaattataaattaaacgaaaacTGTTTTGAGAATTTCGTGCCGGACCGTGCCGTGCTTGGGCTTTACAAAATATGTGTTGTGCGGGCTCGGGTCGTGCCGGACCTCAAAAAAGAGGCCCGAGCCCACCTCTAATAGTAACAAAGCCATCACTTGTCTACGTTTTTCGGGCCTTTAACAATTGCTAAACACAGAATTTTCGAAGCATGTGTTAAATTGCCAGATGTTCATTAATCACATTGAGTATTCGTAGCATTGtacattcaattgaatttttgaatattctcaaaatgtttaatttgtggtttaaataaatatatgcataatatGCTCGTGtactatatatacttatttatgtttttatgctttgacactttaaaatgatttatttattttttaggcTTCAATCCAAATATATTAAGAGTGGGTGACATCCCATATTTAGCACGATATTATCTGAATACCCTTCCTAGgtaattttatcaatatttaaaataacacaaaattaatttataaattttagctCTTTGTGAATGAATATTTTCTATGATCCATATCAAATTATACATGTACATTAGAGTggttcaagttttttttgcgACAAAGCGAGTTtttgaattctaagaagagtTGCTTGGGAAACCATATGTcgaaaatcaatatcgagcttccaaTTTTTTCGAGGAATGTTTTAATGTGTTTTGTATGACAAAACTGTCTGTTAGGTAAAACTTACCTCAAAAAAACCACAGACGGAGCCgaattataatgaatttagagataagaattaGTTGGCGGACTTAactagttttttaaaattgaattttaaacataagcacttttgtcaagtttcaataaaaagtacattttgcataaattttgaaattcaattgaaaagagaccgccaacttattcttatctctaaattcatcataaaacGGCTTAGAAGTAAGTTGTACCTAACAGAGAACTActaatatatgaaatagttataGCTATTCcgtaaaaagtggaagctcgatattgattttagaccaaTAGTTCATTcggcaattcttcttagagtTCATCGcagattacgaatttcataaccgctttgtgcattttgtttctccatacaaattgacccattCTAATGTCCATATACTCGATTCTAACATGCAATCAAATTAtactaaacaacaaaatggaaCTTTTTTCGAGTTACTGCGTTCAAACCCacctttttttaatacatatggGGCTTAGAtgacaaaaaataactttcaTACCCCGtacccattaaaaatgtgcaaaaaaaaagtataatgtgtttggcagaatgtacgTAACAGGCAaaagaaggcgtggcagacctaataaagtatatatatacttccgtctgtctgtccgtcacTCCGCATGTTTGAACGTGTTGATTTCAAAGACTAAAGGAGTTAGAGTTTAAGAACTTGGTATGgttgttatttttggatcggacttCTATATcctatagctgccataggaacacagagaaaaataatcaagtattttgttcttaaaacgCCACTTTTCGAACTTGATTTCTCACCAAGAATGAAAATACTGAAGTCGAGGGTTTCGATCTAAAGTCAAgtacaatattttaagaacgaaattgatgtattttagtattttcaaACTTAAAGAGCCTCTAAAACGAACTTGATCTAAGTTCTGAACATTCTGAAACTgagtacaaaaatatgttaaaatttgaACATGATACTTGATTCTTAATTCAAAAGCGTGTATACTTAATTTGTAcgtatgtatgaaattttcttgaaatagGTATTAACTACCTGATTAATTAATCTAAATCATAACCGTGGGTGTTAAAAACAAGTAAAGACTAATtacatcactgcggacggcagttcgcgttagtgacgaaagcatcacgaagggtgcgaaaggtgACTAAcactatatacagctaagttggaaaatttgctacaactgtccgatcagatcgagttatataccgatcgaaaggtttagttctaacttacaaaatggcatactaaaactttttctaaccaacctgggtcatgagatacgggggtgtaagtgggaggggaaaaatttagatgattgcagcttatggggccgttggggctttttggtaaaatattttattttttaaaaatacgcgtcgattgataccctaatcacccaaatcccataactggttcaaaagataaataaatttgaaaattttagtggacttctcaaaatgaaatgaaaaatcagtttgtttgtctgtttgcatcaaagcgctaaagaagcttaaatgtaatgatggggatttattccttttctaaaatctagaaatgtttgttctacgactttttgaaaaaaccgctagtttagcgggaaaacgctaaatcccgctaaaattgaattcTCAAccgtttccaaaccataaaagctaaaagatatgatctatatatcattggaaaggtgtgattGAGGGCTCTTATGCTTACCTTTAGACTttatttctaaagtactcaggtaacattttacaggtgaaataaagttttttagctcacattttggcgatttctgacaaaacggctctaacgatttttgttaaattttaatatgttgtaatacgtacaatttttttgtacgtttttggtatatgaaacactaattttggttgaggggtttggaagatattacctgttaagtgaataaatacatatttctatcggtcgaaaatcacgttttagtacgaaaaacttttttgtttaatgcgaaaaatcttaaccaaactaaaacaatatgcatttcacttggttttatatatcctgaccaaagctggttcaaatcggaccactatatcatatagctgttataggaccgatcggtaaaATATtaggtcttagtatgaaaaacttttttgttttactagatatcgttaccaaactaatagaacatGCACTTAatttagacttatatatcctgacgaAAGTAAGTattaatcgaaccactatatcatatagctgtcataggaccgatcgggcgaaatccaagtcttagtatgaaaaactttttttttcatagtaagtacgaggtgtcaaaattaggtttcagtatgaaaaacttttttgtttaatgagaaatcttaaccaaacaaatacaatatgcatttcacttggttttatatatcctgaccaaagttggttcaaatcggaccactatatcatatagctgttataggaccgatcggtccaatattagttcttagtatgaaaaacttttttgttttactagatatcgtaaccaaactaatagaacatGCACTCAatttagacttatatattctgaccaaagttagtattaatcgaaccactatatcatatagctgtcataggaccgatcgggcgaaatccaagtcttagtatgaaaaactttttttttcatagtaagtacgaggtctccgacagtagagtatgctcggctgtagcaacgcgagcagggggcggagcccactagtttttctaaagtattcaggtaacattttacaggtgatattatgtttttaagcttacattttggcgatttttgacaaaacggctctaacgattatatgaaatacgttcaacaacaaactttttatattttactatttgcctgcattaatgataaagttacaatgtcaaaagcaattgcaaaaatttctgatatcccacaaaaaaaacatctaaacgaggtaaaagtctagtgacgaaagcaatttctagccccaaaatttctgatatccaattttgtgacgaacaaaattcagtttaatctaaaaattttatataaaaatataaattaatataaaaaaagcgaagATTGGCATTCGgatttcagaaattttggggctagaaattgctttcgtcactagacttttacctcgtttagaggttttttttgtgggataaatTATTCTATTATAGTCTTAAGTTCAAAGTGTCCGTCGACCTACTCCTCATTGCAAGTTAGCAAGAATCAGTTGACAATGATATAAGAATTAATGAACTTAATTCCAGATTTGACGAACTTGATCTGTTAGTCAAGCCTGGATCCCGatcttatattaataattttcggACTCATTTATAGTAATTTGTGAGTTTTActtgattaaaaatgcattgtttatatattaagaatGTTGGTTCTTggttaaaaaattcttatacTTATTTCTAGTAATTCGTACTTATCAcggcggacggcagttcgcgctagtgacgaaagcagcaccaagggtgcgaaaggcgactagcaatatatacagctaatattgaaatggtgctacgactgtccgatcagatagaggtatataccgatcgaaaggtttagggTTAACTAACAAATggtatactaaaacttttgctagcCCACCTGGCTCATgtgataagggggtgtaagtgggaggggcaaaattttaatgattgcagctaatgggacCGTTGGAACCTTttcgtaaatttttttattttttcttatgaaAAATACGCGACAATTGAttcctcgatcacccaaatccggtACGTATCGGtacagcaattaaattaaaacaaaaaacaagagGCTCCGCCCctattataaaagttgattttcaaacaattgttcctatggtaATTATGAGATAAATGGAaccaaattaaaccaaatttgttcagaatgtaaaaaaccaattgaaatgcatattctaacagtttggataggatatctcaaaaaaaaaaaactttttcatactaaaagttaatttttgaccgatcctatggcagatatatgatatagtcgcctgatttgaacgaacttcggccaggatagacaaaaccaagtttaatgcatatttaatcagaaacaaaaaactttttcatactaagacttaatttttgaatgagtgtctctattgcagccatatgatatagtgagcCGATTTTAACCAATCCTGGTCCGGATGTATAAtcccagcccagatgcatatgggggtggagggggcgccgagaaaatctttgccccgggagcaacttttcgtcgCAACGGAGCtgcctatatcatatagctgtcataggaccgatcggtcgaaatTCCATTTTAAGTACAGAGTGTATTTTCTCATATGCTAATAACTTAGCTGTCTCTCCATAGAGTTTAACGATTaacatcactgcggacggcagtccgcgctagtgacgaaagcaggcgactagcaatatatacagctagtatggaaaacttgcAACGACTGTCCAATCAGATCAATGTTATCACCTGGTTTACGAAATAGGGGGTGTAAATGATGGCAACTAATGGAACCGTTGGGGTcttttgttaacaatttttttaaattcttaaaaaaactagtcggccggtgctacagtcgagcatactcgactgtcggagaccccgtacttactatggcaaaaactaataatggaaaaataaaataatatttagttaactttaatgcatattctatcatttggttacaatatctcataaaacataaaagattttcatattaagacttgattttcgcgtgatcggttctatgacagctatatgatatagtggtccgatttgaaccaactttggacaggatataaaaagccaattgttatgcatatttaatcagtttggttacgatatctcataaaacaaaaaagttgttcatactaagacttgattttcgatcggtcctatgatagctatatgatatagtggtccgatttgaaccaacatTGGACAGGatagtcatatgcttattgtatcagtttgctttagatatctcacaaaacaaaaaagtttttcatactaaaacttgattttcgaccgattgttcctatgggcgctatatgatatagtggtcagagtcaaaaaaaaaacaaacttgacctgcatGCAAGATAGAGTAATctatataccaaatttggtgtcactagcttttaaattgttcttataatttggatatgaattttttttcgatttgtgggcgataaagggggcgtggccgaattttgaaacggACTTGATCTACTTGCAATATAGaagaacctacataccaagtttggtgtctctatctcttatagtctctgagatctaggcgctcagacgaacagacagacggacagacggacagacgaacattgctatatcgactcggctgttgatgctgatcaagaatatatatactttatagggtctgccacgcttccttctgcctgttacgcacatattcgcttaaacaaacccaatagacccctgtactttttttaggtacggggtctaaatacgcgtcgattaatacctcgatcacacaaatccgacaactggttaaaaacataattgaaAGCCGAATACCAaacctttttttattcatttttcatatactaagtatatttaatatctttcgtcacaaaattggatataagaaattttggggcatggaaagactttggtcactagacttttacttcGAAgagaggttttttttatgtattacaTATAGTTGTAAAAATGAaggataaacaaaaaagttagaATATTTTTCGAGAATTTTAAATccaaacaagggggctccgccatctgctcgctttgctcgcgggGAGGCGCGGCCACAGTTGAACATGCTCGACATCCGTTTGGCACTCCACTGAATAAATCCCTTGCAAAACGCTGCAAAACACTTCAAAAACCTGCAAAACactgttcctatggcagctctTTGATGTAGTCAACCGATTGAAACCAAACTTTTTTAGAATGTATATGACTAACCAAggtgcatattctgtcagattggttgatataactaaacaaagaaatttttaatactaaaacttgattatcGACCGGTGGAttctatggcagctttatgatcccagtaattttttggctgttgcctaatgttatttaatagttTAGTTAATAAATACTGTGATAacatacatttaatataaactGATTCTGTTCATGATAAGCCATAGTAAGTTATTTCAACGAGTTTATATGGAATATTTTCTTCTACACTTACCTATCTTGATTTGTTGCGATATTTgatagtatatatgtattttattatataaggTATTGACTTCCAACGAGTATATTATCTAAAAGTAGATTACGTGACACTCTTTACATGCAGTACCTAAGCCAAGCTAATGGATTTGATTCATATAAAGAACcaagaaaattttttacttaacaGCTTCCAAACtaatatgaaatgaaatatgctGGAATAACATTAaaggtatatttttaaagctgtcacaaaaatagtattttaagACTAATTTATAGACATAAGGTATTGTTTATAGATTTTCTTACAACAATACGACCCTCAATATGGGGATAGACCACATTTGTGCCCTGAAGATATTGTTGCAGAGCACCTACATCATCTTCTTGCAAGACCTCTGTAAACGGATCATGTTCTTCAACTAGACTATACCCATTACCTCCATTGATCAGAAAACTCGGTATAATCACATTATAGAATGCAGATTCGTTAAGATGGCTGTACGATGGAGCATTACACTCGGCGCAACGTACTAAAGCGGAGACGACACGGTGTCCCTCTTTCCTTTCAAAGTCATATTCCACACGAATTCCCGAAAACTGCATAAAACCTCCATTGGAGTCCGTGTTCCATAAAGAAGCTGAGCGCTCCAAAGCAGTTCGCAATGTTTGACCTCTAATGCGAGTTAGGTAAAGACTATTTTCAAATGGAAGGGTATCCTGTAAGTCTCTCAATGTAATAGACCCCTGGTTATTCTGCTCTATGGATGAACGTATTCCTAAAAATCGAATTGAAATTTAGGCCCACttataaacaataaagaataaataaaattaaaactgaccCCCTCCCAAAATTATGGCAATAGCAGCATCAGTCCAGTAATTTCCGCCCTTGTTTTCCAGCACTCGAGTATGCACCATGGAGTCGGCAACGAGATTGCCAAGATTGCACTCTCTCACCCGGCAAATTTTGCCACCCTCTAGATAGACCTTCGTGTAGCCAACTATTTTTTCTCCCATTGCCGTGATATTAGGACGGTATACATCAAGTAAGTCCAACAAATCTTGTTCCTGGGCAACAGAAGCATTTAGTAGAATAGGTGATCCGTcaaactcaattaaatttcCTTCTGCATCGAACTAAGAACGAAAATATAAGTTGATTATGTACTCTTCTTTACTAGAGATTATTAACTAACCTGGACATGTAGTTTTCCCAAGTATTTAGTGTAAGCGTAAGCCTGTACCACCGGCACTTTCTTTCCGCTCGGCTGCACCACCATGGTGGGATAGGGTCCTCGAACAGCTTCAGGGCTCGTGTCGTCCTTATCGGCAACAGGCTGACTTGAGTCCAGAAAAGTGTGAGAGTGACCACCAATTACAATGTCCACTTCTGGGCAGTCCCTAGCTATCTCCTGATCCTTTTGGTATCCCGAGTGACCCAGGGCAATAATAATCTTGATACCCTGATCCTTCAGCTTCTTCGCTTCGGCACTGCAATGAGTCAACACTCGTATTTGAATCTCAGAGAGTAAACCTTTGACATAATTACTTGATGGACACGATTTCCTCCTTGTATTCCACATTGTTTTGAAAGGAGAGATTCTTAGTGTCCGGAGTAAGGTAACCAATGACACCCACTTTCACTCCATTTACTTCGAGAATGGTggagatttttaatttacttgcaGAAAGCAATTCGGGCTCCTTTGACAAATCCCAATTTGATACCAGTACAGGAAAATTCACAGAATTAAGAAATGGGACAAGACCTTTGACATCCTTATCAAATTCGTGGTTGCCAAGGGACTTGAAGACATGaaacaagtattttaaaagctaCAACGATATCATTAGAGGAATATAGTCTTACAATGGCATCTGGTTGTAGTTTATTGAGAAAGGCACTGGTAATGTTGTCTTTGAAAATGGTGAACCAGGCTGTTCCACTATATGTATCAcctgcattcaaatatataacaGGAGTTCCACCCTTTTTGGCCTCTTCGCGGTATCTGCGCACTCTAAAAGTTTTACAGCTTGtatttgatcattttttgatGGATCGTTTGATTATTAAACTTACTCATGGGCGACACGTGCAAATCCGCCATAACACTTGTCCCTGTTTGCATCCTGTTGCTCAATCTGGCATGCATATCGTTATTGTGGAGGATAATGAATTTGTTTACAGTATAGTTTCTGGACGTCATAAGACTAGCACTCATAGCATGCCCAAACATCAAGACTAGTACATAAGCCCACTTTGCCATCTTTATTCGAGctggaaattataaaaatttaaatactcttgtttaattaattcagGGATTATCAGAAACAAACATTGTTTTTGAATTCGGTTATGTtcacattttgatttttatagtaGCCTTCGGTTACGCAAAATCTTTGTATATTGGGTTTTTAAAACTGTTGCCGATTTTTGCATGTTTCGGTTTCGAAGTACCAATATGGTTTTGATTAAAgcaattaagtaaaaaaaatgttcaagtatgttaatttgtaatacaaaattattttatttccaagctaaagtttaatttaacgaCATAAGGAGATCGGGATCACGAGATAAAGCAGATTTCCGATTTCGTAACGTACTTGTACTTCTACTGCACGATCTGGACTCAGAACAACACAAACatgattttatattaataattaatgtgAATTCTACACACTAATTAataccaaatatatatacttatttattctCTCAGAGAGCTGATAACAGGTAAATGTCTCAATTTGAATTAGGAAAACAACCTGATAGCGCTATATTCAGTCTCGCAAAATTACTCtcataaacaacaatttatttcatgtcgagtttaaataattgataatactagtatatataaaatatattcactATATACTTAAGAAGTGCACAAAAAAATTCATCTCGATTAAACCTATGTGAAAATAAGTAACATCTTTTCAATACATTGATAGAGAGTATCAAGATAGCTGAAGTTtgtgatattttaaatactcttGATAGATGTaactctatatataaatagtaaaaGTCATCTTATCAAAAGCAATCGTAATGACAAAAACAATTCTAATATTATCTACCTAAGGGATTCAAACAGTAGATAAAACCGGAACTGAAATCGTATAAAGGTTAGTTCATTGCCAGCTTTGCGCGAAGGGGGTGGTGCCAAATACCACCTTTACACCCTTTaggctttaaaaattttgtcacGAATTGTATACTGCATTAAAGGACGCATGGCAGATCCCATagagtaaatataaatattttgaccaTCACTTAAATGTTAgagaattgaataaataaatacataaatatttgtatttgtcaataattttgttaatatttccCACTTATCCTTCCTTCCCACCGTGCCTATTGGCTTGATAAGGGCAGTTGTTGAGTACCGATAACAAATTCTAAACAAAAGCCACTTTTTCTGCTCAAAAGCCCGCCTTTAAGAACTGAAATCATGTTTTGATAGTAAATATCATACGACATAATTTAACCGAAcgttgaaaattatttactacGCGAGCACACAATCGCACCGacgtaaataaattattgagtTAAATTGAACCAAttagaaggtatataaaacttctatatttaaatttaattgttaatttcaatcatttttttgttttgttttattagttGACTTAGTTCTTGCGCTATAGTTCATATTAACCAAACGGACttcttctaaatatttttgtttttttttataatataataaaactggTATcggttatatttataatacaattcCTATGAATTTACACATTTCCTATTCCGAAGAGTGAttaactcaaatttaataacatgacttagtattaataattaatgtgAATTCTACTCACTAACTTAtactatataaattgtttgttcTCTCATAGAGCTTATAACAGGTAAATGCCTCAACTTTGATAACGAAAATTATCTGATAGCGCTTCTAGAAGCACATTCAGGCTcgtaaaatttgacttgtaaacaaaaatgtatttcatgttgagcttaaataaatcataaaatatattccgCTGAATCAAACCtatgtgaatatatatttataatctatatatatatatgtatcagaatatattcacatacatatatgtatgtatgtattaaaaattatgattaatttatgacgatatgattaaaaattt harbors:
- the LOC117783811 gene encoding protein 5NUC-like — its product is YACQIEQQDANRDKCYGGFARVAHEVRRYREEAKKGGTPVIYLNAGDTYSGTAWFTIFKDNITSAFLNKLQPDAISLGNHEFDKDVKGLVPFLNSVNFPVLVSNWDLSKEPELLSASKLKISTILEVNGVKVGVIGYLTPDTKNLSFQNNVEYKEEIVSINAEAKKLKDQGIKIIIALGHSGYQKDQEIARDCPEVDIVIGGHSHTFLDSSQPVADKDDTSPEAVRGPYPTMVVQPSGKKVPVVQAYAYTKYLGKLHVQFDAEGNLIEFDGSPILLNASVAQEQDLLDLLDVYRPNITAMGEKIVGYTKVYLEGGKICRVRECNLGNLVADSMVHTRVLENKGGNYWTDAAIAIILGGGIRSSIEQNNQGSITLRDLQDTLPFENSLYLTRIRGQTLRTALERSASLWNTDSNGGFMQFSGIRVEYDFERKEGHRVVSALVRCAECNAPSYSHLNESAFYNVIIPSFLINGGNGYSLVEEHDPFTEVLQEDDVGALQQYLQGTNVVYPHIEGRIVVRKSINNTLCL